The genomic interval TCCATACATTAGCCAGTACCAGAAATCTTCAGTTTTTAACACCCCCCAAGTACCATGACAAATCCCATCATTGCTCAACCAAAATATATGCACTTGATTAAAGAAAGGGAGCACATGTCCCAAGTGGGCTTGTGGTGGTTCTCTATAAATGTCTAGGAAGAGAAAGCCTCTGACATGATTATGGAGAGGCGGTTAATTAGGCCAAGCACAGACAAACCTCGACTGGTGATCTTGAATGGTGTGAGCTTCAGACACATCACCCTCTTGCCTTCCTTACACACTAGCTTCCATTATTTTGCAAGCTAAGCAGATTAATTCTTGGGATCATCAGGTAATTAAGCTAGTGGCCCTACTGTTTTCCTGGCTGCGAACTAGATTCTATGTGTTTCACGAGCTCAATTCGATTGGCAGCGAGGCTGTAGAGGTATCAAGTCGGATACTGTTCGTCTTGTTGATTGCTAGTTGCATCTGTCTCCCGGATGGATCATCGATGGATCCCTGTGCTTCTTGGCTCTTGCCAGTAGGCACTAGCTAGACACAGTAGCCAAACAGTTTCTTCAGAGTTGGTTCAGTTTTGTTCTTGAGTGCTCTACTGAGATAGATCATTTCCCATCGATCGATTaattagccttttttttttgtttgtgtgcaAGTTGCAACATGTATTCGTTCTCATTGAATCTTGGGATGAACTGTGCGTATGTGGATTCGTCTCTGGATCGACGTTGATCAGATTGAAGTGTTGGCTCTGATATGTTTAgctcttttttttgtgtgtgattTTTCTCTGTAGATAGCTAGAGTTTCTCTGGGAGACATGGATGACTCGAGCCTGTTCATGGAGTGGGCAATGGAGACGCTGCAGCACCTGCACTCGCCACcggagccgccggcgcccggtGGATActccggcggcgtcggcgacgcgtTTCCGTCGCTCCAGGCGCTCCGCGACTTGGCGTCGCAGAACGGcatggcgccgccggagccaGCGGCGCACGAGGGGCACCGGGCCAGCAACAGCTGGAGCTCGGGCGACACGGACAGCGtgtccgccggcggcggccacacATCCGCCGCTGCCATGGAGCACGTCGACGGCTGGTCGCCGTCACCGAACTCGGTCAGGTGCGCacctggtggcggcggcggcctctgGCCCGTGAGCTGGAACTTCTCGTCGGCCATGACGCAGCCGTGCAACGAGACCACACCGAACCAGGCGACGAGAgcgcgccacggcggcgggggtCAAGAGACGTCGGCCGTGTCGCCACCGACACGGCGAGCCGCCTcaaagggcggcggcggcacaggcccctcgtcggcggcgccgtacGCGCAAGAGCACATCATCGCGGAGCGGAAGCGCCGGGAGAAGATCAACCAGCGGTTCATCGAGCTCTCCACCGTCATCCCCGGCCTCAAGAAGGTGACCCCCAAAACTGCAGAGTGCAAACTCCATACATTTCTTGCACAATATTCCTCTCGCGATCTCCGACCACATTGGCCGACCTGATCAGATGGACAAGGCGACGATCCTCTCCGACGCGGTGAGGTACGTGAAGGAGCTGCAGGAGAAGCTCAGCGAGCTCGAAGACCAGAACGGCCGGAGCGTCGAGTCGGCGGTGCTCGTCAAGAAGccgtgcatcgccgccgccgccgcatcggaCGACCACCCGGCAGCGCAGGcagccgcggccggcggcggcagcaggggCAGGAGCTCGCTGCcggagatcgaggcgaagatCTCGCACGGCAACGTGATGGTGAGGATCCACTGCGAGAGTGGCAAGGGGTTGGTGGTGAGGCTTCTCGCCGCGGTGGAGGGGCTCCACCTCGCCATCACGCACACCAATGTCATGCCGTTCCCGGCATGCACTGCCATCATAACCATCATGGCAAAGGtaacatttataaatttgacGGTTTTTGCTTGGAGTGAAATTtacttgttttttataaaataataacatgAACGTACTGTACTCCCTCTCATATTTTAACAGCTAGATGAAGATGACATAGTTAATTTCTTGTTGCATGccattcgtattatttaaaaaaaaacttaagtgattatcatttgttttgttgtgttctacattattactaaatttattctaattataatttatattttcgcATATTTGTATAAAGGTTTTAAAtgagatgaatagtcaaacgtttattaaaaaaccaagagcatcatctattaaaattatGGAGAGAGCAATAATCCTTTCTCccaataaaactattttttattcattccaTATGTgctaagaaaaaacaaaaacattaaaatactCTCTACTTTTTCAATGCTAATACATTTATCCTATACTTTATCGAGTTTTAATGCATttacttttttacttttatatactcTATATATGATCGTTCACAAGTAAACTACTTAATTTGGGACAGACAAAGTATTGAATATAAATGGCCTTAGAAAGTAACGACATGTTCAATTAGTACCAACCAGTATGGGCGAGATGTTTGAACTATATAGGATTAGTGAATTACGGCACCGGTCCTGCGTATATATAGATAGTTTAGAGAAGTTGGGTTAAATGTTTAATATATGTGAACCCACGCGATTCGATCAAGGATATTCAGATTATATTAATCCTTTTAACAAAGCGAAGACAAAATAGtaagtaaaaaatagtatatactTAGTGCTAGAGTATAAACTTTTGCTACAAAATATGGATTTGCTTTATGCCAACTGTAGGAGTGTAAGAGCAGTAAAATTCGCAAGGTACGTATCATGATGATAGTCATCTTATATTCTCATGTAGGAGTATCTTATGAGAACAGTCATTCTTTATTTACTTCTTAATTCCCTTGAGATGCTAAAACTAGTTCATTTCTTTTGACAAATATGAACCACACATGTCTTGCACGGGTAACTTATATCTGCAATTTATAATTTACCATAATACTTCTAATCGCAAAtttctacaaaaaaaaatattgagcctataaatttagtataaatatgttgCTTTATACATAGTGGATTATAGGTggaagttaaaaattatgggGATAGAAACTACTAAATGAACTACTTAGTAGCTACTAGCTAATATAGTTAATTAACAAATCactcaaaacatattttagctACGATATGCTATCTTTGTTTCAATATAAGGAATATGCGATTTAGCTATGAACCAGTATATATAGGTATACTTTATAGATGTATAAGACTGTGCTAGCATAAAGTAATATTAATCACCTAATCGAAATTAgatattacatatataatggCTTACTTCACATTTGCACCATGTtttcaataaataatcaaattaagaaAAGTGACTCGCCTTCATTAATTCTGGTGGTTGATTTATAAGTGTGTGATTACACCAATTATATGTAAAttcttttatctatacttACATGCCCACAGATATATATTCAGGAAAAAAACGAAAGTTATGTGTTTATTGTTGGCCGTCGTCCCTTCCATCTATTTTTGCATGTGCACAGGGTCGACAAAATAATACTTTCATCAGTGTAGtaatttatatcattttgaaCAACGACGCATTCTCCAGAACATTTGTTAGAATTATAATTTggttttataatgtattaaaatgacaaataaacaaacaaatgatGCTATTTAATTAAGAAAACTTGTAAAACTGGAGGTACTACGCAAAACTTAGGAAATTGGAAGGCAAGTGAGAATTGATTTATGCACCCAAATCAAAATAATTCACAACtcgtctacgtttaatatgcTTGCGTGgcattactattttttaatcaatgacAGCAGCCCTCCACGATATAGTACTTATGAAAGCGGCTGTGaggaaaattttctaataaaaaggcagacataaaattaattaattagaatattGTCAGTTCATCTGTTAGTGGTATCTTCACAAAATCTGATAGTGTTTATAATAATTGGTCGTCCAGTGATATGGGAGCAGGGATATAAATGCGTGCTCAATAAAGTTTGACAGCTACTCTAGCTACGATATTacactattattattattttatatgggTCGCTTAATTATAAGGTCACTCCAGTACCACCGGCAGTGTCTTTGTCTACTAATCCgtcaaaaaaatttctggTTTTTTAGTTGAGCgcttaaccattcgtcttgtttaaaaaattaaaaaaaattagttacatataaaatattattcatgttttatcatgtaataacaataaaaattttaatcataaatttttttaaaataagacagaaaatcaaaaattctaaaaaaaacgtAGAAATTCGTtcattttgggacggaggtagtaagtCATCTGTACACGGCTACAACTACAAGCTAACTGCTTCTCtatcttaaaatatgataaccTGCAGCACTTATAatgtataataaaatataacacatctaaacatgtattttgtttctaaCCAATAATAACATTGATCACCATTTAACTTCTCCACATGATTTCTTCTCTCAACCACTTCAAACCTTCTCATTTAATTCTACCAACTTTCTTTAAAACACGTTTTGAACTCTGAagtttctcatatttttcgATGGAGAGTAGCTAGCACTAGACGTAACTGGTTCAATACCTGTACTAATTAATCCAAtatgttaatattttaatgCGACCTGTGAATGTCAAGTAGATATattatgtttaattaataataataatgtaaaatccaatttatttccttttagcttttatatatatattaaatctaTTGCGCGTCTTCATATATAAGTACAATCATTAAAGGAAATTAAGCTGGCGAGTCTTGCAATGATTAACTTAACGATCTCTTTCTTCCACAGGTGGATGACGGGTTCAGCGTGACAGCTGAGAACATTGTAGGGAAGCTTAACACTGTTCTCCAGCAGAACAGCAGGAACAATAATAATACTACCGCAGAAGAAACCAGAAGCTGTCAACAACAAGAAacagctgctagctagcttgcttgcttgccaTTTGATTGATTCCAGCTGAGACTTGAGAGCAGTGTATAATTAAGCTCTCGATCTGTCTCTCTcgttgtgtgtgtgtatgtatgtgtgtgctCGTACGTGATGCAGCAGGCTACCACTCTCTGCTTGATTGAACGCAGACATGCACACCCCTGATCGATATGATGTGGTGAATAATATTATGCTGGTATCGAACGAGAATTTCTGCATCAAATCGATGACCTTGCTGATCAGTCGACGACTATTCGATCGATCGCCAGCTAAGCTAGTACTCTAAGctctcataataactttattttttattttttcatatccaacatttaactattcatcttatttaaaaaatttataaaaaattagttacgcataaagtattattcatgttttgtcatctagtaagaataaaaatattaatcgtaaaaaaatttcaaataagacgaagagtcaaaacattgtataaaaactaaaaaatggtCTTATTTCGAGATGGGATAGTAGTAGCTagcactctctctctcacacaaatatatatctatacatatacatacatatatgtatgtatgtatacatgtatatgtGTTATCATTGGTCAGGAGAGAAGTTTCATGGTTGATTGATCtgagcaagtttaataatatagatttatattataatattgccTCTACTTCTAATTTTATATGCATCATCTTCTCACATCAATTAAGACAAAAGAACTGGTATAATATATCACCTATGCTTACCCTCAAACTCTCCTATGCTTTTTTTACAGTTTCAATAGAAGTTGCCTCCTGTATGGGATGACTCATACTCTGTCTTCACATTAGCTTCTATCTCCTCCATCTCATCAcccaattatatttatatgtgacCCTCCtaatacataattttaaatcttactGTACTTGCTCTCAGTTTGTAATAAGACACCACATGTTGACTCGAGTTCATACACTTTCACCTTTTTTAAAGTTCCCTAGTAGAGCCTGCCTCCATAACAATATACGCCTTAAAACATGCGTTCAATGCTGTCTCTGAATCTTAATGTCGTTTTTTACAGTGAAAACAGTTTACAtctctagctatatatatcattagaCACACAAGTAACAAtaaaactaagaaaaaaaaggagtaatTAAGGTAATGTGATAAACCCCAGACCCCACTACGACTCTACGAGATGACCAACTGATTTGAAGATCCCAAGATCATATACATTCCGACATGTAATCATTAGTGCTCcaatattcaaatttgaataaaataacctTGACTACCTACCgatttcaaaaatatactctCACTATTTTCTTATCTACTAATCAGCCACaacaaacattaaaattttaatacttaattttagggatgattttgaggttttaaTGTAGGTTGTTTTTCAAGATtggcttttaatttttataaccaaaaatacatgtataaaaattataccgataaattattttttgtgtttcgTTCATTTTTCCCGGGCTTATCATCCATGCataaagaaaatgatagaAGTTATAGCACATACCACTACGCGTAGTAGCATGTTCTTTTTGTGAAAGTATCTTGTAGTAAGAGTAAAACCAAGTGAAAACAtgttatataagtttatagttTTAATTGTTCATTGAAGCAATGCATGGATCTTCATGTTGCATCAATAAGTTTGACATTGTGTGTGCTACAACAttgtcatttgttttattcgtcctaaaaagaatcaaattttacaaacaaaTATGAACAATTGTATGTCTAGATTTGTTCCTAgacattcatttattttggacGAAAGAAGCATGTCATAAGACAGAGGATAGCGCTATTAATTTTGTCTAGTGTGCTACCTAGCTATATATGACGCTATCTAGCATATTTTCTCGATAGGGCTtactccggtgcattttactgatagtagaatttaattcatactgttgatctatttttatcggacgattgtaattaaattatactaccaataatattagatgtagtagaaatttgaaggggtaatatAATCtgttttattgtgatctttattaaaaaaacaaaattaaaaaatattgttaatgaAATAATTGacaaagtaaaaatattttttttcactgataGTATACTAGTAAAATGCACCAGAGAATTGTCCTTTCTCAATATATACTCGTACCACGGAACAAAGCACCTGCACATGGCACTTGTACCTGCCACGGATCCGCGCATCCTCTTTGAAACACACAAGAAATGAGACCCAACGATAAGTTTGTGAAGTTTTctaaactaaatattattGGAAGCGGATCGGTgtatgtataattaattaattaattaactacttGTACTAGTTTGTGATCTTTTGCATGCATCAATTGATACGATTTCTTGCATATATGATTCCTCCTGTGGGTTTTTTGTTGCATTGC from Oryza brachyantha chromosome 3, ObraRS2, whole genome shotgun sequence carries:
- the LOC102713814 gene encoding transcription factor MYC2-like, whose translation is MDDSSLFMEWAMETLQHLHSPPEPPAPGGYSGGVGDAFPSLQALRDLASQNGMAPPEPAAHEGHRASNSWSSGDTDSVSAGGGHTSAAAMEHVDGWSPSPNSVRCAPGGGGGLWPVSWNFSSAMTQPCNETTPNQATRARHGGGGQETSAVSPPTRRAASKGGGGTGPSSAAPYAQEHIIAERKRREKINQRFIELSTVIPGLKKMDKATILSDAVRYVKELQEKLSELEDQNGRSVESAVLVKKPCIAAAAASDDHPAAQAAAAGGGSRGRSSLPEIEAKISHGNVMVRIHCESGKGLVVRLLAAVEGLHLAITHTNVMPFPACTAIITIMAKVDDGFSVTAENIVGKLNTVLQQNSRNNNNTTAEETRSCQQQETAAS